The genomic segment ACGTCAAGGCTTTCAAGATACCAGAGGAACCTTATTTTTTCATATTTGCGAAATTATAGAAACCCATCATCCTAGGGTTGTTGTTTTGGAGAATGTCAAGCATTTGTTACATCATGATCAAGGGAGAACCATTAAGACTATTTTATATTCCTTAGAAGATTTAGGCTATTTTGTAGATTATCAATTATTGAATGCTAAAGACTTCGGACTTCCTCAAAATCGAGAACGGGTAATTATTATTGCTTGCAAAGATAAAAAATTTTCTTTTTCAAAACTGCAAAGGGTTTATCCTGTGCCTAAATTAAGATATTTTTTAGATAAAAAGGGGAAATTCGACTACTTAAACCCGGAAGATTATACATTAATTGAAGGTTATAAACAGCAGTCATCTGGTTTAATTTTTGTAGGATATCGAAATAAAAATATCTGGAAAAAAGGAATCAGGCCGAATACTGAACATTTATCGAGGGTACATCACCAACCAAATCGAATTTACTCCATTGATGGAGTCCATCCTACTATTCCATCCCAGGAAACATCGGGACGTTTCTTTATTTATATTCCCGAAGAAAATCAAGTTCGTAAGTTAACCATCCAAGAATGTTATAGAATTATGGGATTCCCTGATACCTTTAAATTGCATTCCAATTTAGGAGAATGTTATAAACAGATTGGAAATTCTATCTGTATTCCTTTATTCCAAGAACTTGCAATTCA from the Planktothrix tepida PCC 9214 genome contains:
- a CDS encoding DNA cytosine methyltransferase; this translates as MSQSLKIADLFSGIGGFRLAFEKAGYQCVYSCEKDPACQSVYFDNFGEQPEEDITKIDYQNIPQFDVLTAGFPCQPFSICGKRQGFQDTRGTLFFHICEIIETHHPRVVVLENVKHLLHHDQGRTIKTILYSLEDLGYFVDYQLLNAKDFGLPQNRERVIIIACKDKKFSFSKLQRVYPVPKLRYFLDKKGKFDYLNPEDYTLIEGYKQQSSGLIFVGYRNKNIWKKGIRPNTEHLSRVHHQPNRIYSIDGVHPTIPSQETSGRFFIYIPEENQVRKLTIQECYRIMGFPDTFKLHSNLGECYKQIGNSICIPLFQELAIQIKEQIFDIFEHQRLLG